The following are from one region of the Bacteroidetes bacterium GWF2_43_63 genome:
- a CDS encoding sugar kinase, which translates to MKIIGIGNALTDLMTQIENDEVLSNLNLPKGSMQLVDSAMSQRASDATRHFKRSLASGGSAANTIHGLARLGLETGFIGKVGKDDLGAFFEKDMISSGIRTHLIHSGTPSGLALALVSPDGERTFATYLGAACELEDADIDVEVLKEYDILHIEGYLLQNYKLISHSLKTAKELGLRVSLDLASYNVVEQHRDFLNEMIDLYADIIFANEEESKALTGLEPEESAAFLSKRVDIAAVKTGPGGSFVAMNGELIKVPTQKITPVDTTGAGDLYAAGFLYALSKGKNAYECGRTGSMIASEVITHIGAKIPAEKWETIVQLSK; encoded by the coding sequence ATGAAAATTATTGGTATTGGAAACGCCCTCACCGACCTGATGACTCAGATCGAAAATGATGAAGTTCTGAGCAATCTCAATCTCCCGAAAGGAAGCATGCAACTGGTCGATTCGGCTATGTCGCAGCGGGCATCCGATGCCACACGCCATTTCAAACGCTCCCTGGCCAGCGGCGGATCGGCTGCCAACACCATTCACGGACTGGCCCGTTTGGGCCTTGAAACCGGATTTATTGGCAAGGTTGGTAAAGATGACCTGGGCGCGTTCTTCGAAAAAGACATGATCAGCAGCGGCATCAGGACTCACCTGATCCATTCCGGCACACCCAGCGGGCTGGCGCTGGCTCTTGTTTCGCCTGATGGAGAACGCACATTCGCCACTTATCTTGGCGCCGCCTGCGAACTCGAAGACGCCGATATCGACGTCGAAGTGCTGAAAGAATACGACATTTTGCACATTGAAGGCTATCTGCTTCAAAATTATAAGCTTATCTCCCACTCCCTAAAAACCGCCAAAGAACTCGGGCTGCGGGTTTCGCTTGATCTGGCCAGCTATAATGTGGTTGAGCAGCACCGCGATTTTCTGAATGAAATGATCGACCTCTATGCCGACATCATTTTTGCCAACGAAGAAGAAAGCAAGGCGCTGACCGGGCTCGAGCCCGAAGAATCGGCAGCGTTTCTGAGCAAGCGGGTTGATATTGCAGCCGTCAAAACCGGCCCGGGTGGCTCTTTTGTTGCCATGAATGGTGAATTAATCAAAGTGCCGACACAAAAAATCACTCCTGTTGACACTACCGGTGCCGGTGATTTGTATGCCGCCGGATTTCTGTATGCTTTGTCGAAAGGGAAAAACGCCTATGAGTGCGGCAGAACCGGCTCTATGATTGCCTCAGAGGTCATCACGCACATCGGCGCGAAAATTCCTGCCGAAAAATGGGAAACCATCGTGCAACTATCAAAGTAG